One window of the Shewanella khirikhana genome contains the following:
- a CDS encoding DUF2970 domain-containing protein — MFRSVIRVFTSTVAAFFGVQSDQRRQKDFSTDSPVPFILMGIFLAACLVAGLLWLVGMVLPN, encoded by the coding sequence GTGTTTCGGTCCGTTATTCGGGTATTCACCAGCACTGTCGCCGCCTTCTTTGGCGTGCAATCTGACCAGCGAAGACAAAAAGATTTCAGCACCGATTCCCCGGTACCTTTTATTTTGATGGGTATTTTTCTGGCTGCTTGCCTGGTGGCCGGACTGCTCTGGCTGGTCGGCATGGTACTGCCAAACTAA